From a single Microbacterium murale genomic region:
- the uvrC gene encoding excinuclease ABC subunit UvrC, whose amino-acid sequence MADVLPYKPSQGEIPTDPGVYRFRDAEGRVLYVGKAKNLRQRLSNYFAPLRTLHERTRRMVTTASSVEWTVVPTDVDSLQLEYMWIKEYDPPFNVRYKDDKSYPFMAVTLGDEAPRVLVTRNRKIPRARYFGPYPKVWAVHETIDLMIKAFPIRTCSDASYKRAMATGRPCFPGQIGKCGGPCSMKVTIEEHRAMVDDFVAFMAGGDERFTKELTKRMLSASAAMDYEAAAKYRDQLASIQAVLGKSSLVLPSDEDADLFGIAEDELAATVQHFVIRGGRVRGVRATTIEKEIDISGAELVEQVLQRTYGEGVDVPRRILVPSLPDDAAELELWLRERRGRKVEIAVAQRGQRAELMRNATLNATQALIRHKTRRTSDYVARTQALTDLQEALDLDAAPLRIECFDISHLGGTNVVASMVVFEDGLPRKDQYRSFNIADTTDDTDSMYQVLMRRLAYLDRPDEVDAEIVDASTASVIETSGPEILSDPLAVDGEVVTVRKKPRFSYPPQLLLVDGGKPQVEAAARALRDAGHTEIGLCGIAKRLEEVWLPGEDFPVILPRTSEALYLLQRLRDEAHRFAIIHQRKRRRRDITTVLEEVPGLGASRIKVLLKHFGSVTALRGASSEEIQQVQGIGPTLAQSIHTHLATR is encoded by the coding sequence ATGGCCGACGTCCTTCCGTACAAGCCCTCGCAGGGAGAGATCCCGACCGATCCCGGTGTCTATCGCTTCCGGGACGCGGAGGGTCGCGTGCTGTACGTCGGCAAGGCCAAGAATCTGCGCCAGCGGCTGTCGAACTATTTCGCGCCGCTGCGCACCCTGCACGAGCGCACCAGGCGGATGGTCACGACTGCGTCCTCCGTGGAGTGGACGGTCGTGCCGACCGACGTCGACTCCTTGCAGCTGGAGTACATGTGGATCAAGGAATACGATCCGCCGTTCAACGTGCGCTACAAGGACGACAAGTCGTACCCGTTCATGGCGGTCACGCTGGGCGATGAGGCGCCGCGCGTGCTCGTCACTCGCAATCGCAAGATTCCTCGAGCGCGGTACTTCGGGCCGTATCCGAAGGTCTGGGCGGTGCACGAGACCATCGACCTGATGATCAAGGCTTTTCCGATCCGCACCTGCAGTGATGCGAGCTACAAACGCGCGATGGCGACGGGGCGGCCGTGCTTCCCCGGTCAGATCGGCAAGTGCGGCGGTCCGTGCTCGATGAAGGTGACGATCGAAGAGCATCGGGCGATGGTCGACGATTTCGTCGCGTTCATGGCCGGTGGCGACGAGCGTTTCACCAAGGAGCTCACGAAGCGGATGCTGTCGGCATCCGCCGCGATGGACTACGAGGCTGCCGCGAAGTATCGGGACCAGCTCGCATCGATCCAGGCTGTGCTGGGCAAGAGCTCGTTGGTGCTGCCATCCGATGAGGATGCCGATCTGTTCGGCATCGCCGAAGACGAGCTCGCGGCGACGGTGCAGCACTTCGTGATCCGCGGAGGCCGCGTGCGCGGAGTGCGCGCCACCACGATCGAGAAGGAGATCGACATCTCCGGAGCCGAGCTCGTCGAACAGGTGCTGCAGCGCACATACGGCGAGGGCGTGGATGTGCCCCGGCGCATCCTGGTGCCGTCGCTGCCGGACGACGCTGCAGAACTCGAACTGTGGCTGCGAGAGCGGCGTGGACGCAAGGTCGAGATCGCCGTCGCCCAGCGCGGCCAGCGCGCGGAGCTGATGCGGAATGCGACCCTCAATGCGACGCAGGCGCTCATCAGGCACAAGACACGTCGCACCAGCGACTACGTGGCGCGCACTCAGGCGCTCACGGATCTTCAGGAGGCGCTCGACCTCGACGCCGCACCATTGCGCATCGAGTGCTTCGACATCTCGCACCTCGGCGGAACGAACGTGGTCGCGTCCATGGTCGTGTTCGAAGACGGACTGCCTCGAAAAGACCAGTACCGCTCCTTCAATATCGCCGACACCACTGACGACACCGATTCGATGTATCAGGTGCTCATGCGTCGCCTGGCTTACCTCGATCGCCCTGACGAGGTGGATGCGGAGATCGTCGATGCGTCGACGGCCTCGGTGATCGAGACGTCCGGCCCCGAGATCCTGTCTGATCCGCTCGCCGTCGACGGCGAAGTGGTCACCGTCCGCAAGAAGCCGCGGTTCTCCTATCCTCCGCAGCTGCTGCTCGTCGACGGCGGCAAGCCTCAGGTCGAAGCGGCGGCTCGCGCGCTGCGCGATGCGGGCCACACCGAGATCGGACTCTGCGGCATCGCCAAGCGTCTTGAGGAGGTCTGGCTGCCGGGGGAGGACTTCCCCGTCATCCTGCCGCGCACGAGCGAGGCGCTCTACCTGCTGCAGCGCCTCCGCGACGAGGCGCACCGATTCGCCATCATCCATCAGCGCAAGCGCCGCAGGCGCGACATCACGACCGTGCTGGAAGAGGTTCCGGGCCTGGGTGCGTCCCGAATCAAGGTGCTGCTGAAGCATTTCGGATCGGTGACGGCCCTCAGGGGTGCGAGTTCCGAAGAGATTCAGCAGGTGCAGGGCATCGGACCCACTCTCGCGCAGAGCATCCATACTCACCTCGCGACTCGGTAG
- the uvrA gene encoding excinuclease ABC subunit UvrA, whose product MPIVPVATPSKLSVRGARVHNLKNVDIDIPRDSMVVFTGLSGSGKSSLAFDTIFAEGQRRYVESLSAYARQFLGQVDRPDVDFIEGLSPAVSIDQKSTNRNPRSTVGTITEIYDYMRLLWARIGIPHCPECGEKIQRQTVQQIADQLMELPERTRYQIVAPIVSQKKGEFVDLFRELGAKGYSRAIVDGDLIQLAEPPTLKKSYKHDIAVVVDRLVASDDILGRVTDSVETALGLAGGVVQVNFVDEEGDDAWQSYSEKLACPNGHAITLTEIEPRTFSFNAPFGACPTCSGLGTRMSVDVDLMLDDEELSIREGAIIPWTTQGKGLFQYYERLLEGLARDLKFDLDTPWKDLRVDVQDAILRGDNYKVTVKWKNRYGREMRYASGFEGVVPYIERQYAQAESDNQRARWAEYLREVPCPACDGNRLKPEVLAVKVHGHSIAEVSHLSLADARGFMETLTLTDREAKIAAQVLREIRLRLDFLLQVGLAYLNLSRAAGSLSGGEAQRIRLATQIGSGLTGVLYVLDEPSIGLHQRDNRRLIETLQTLRDLGNTLIVVEHDEETIEAADWVVDIGPGAGVNGGSVVHSGPYSALLAETESMTADYLAGRREIPMPKKRRKIDKKRMLSVVGARANNLKNVTAEFPLGVLTAVTGVSGSGKSSLVNDILYRVLASKLNGARTLAGKHTRVTGLDNLDKVVHVDQAPIGRTPRSNPATYTGVFDRIRTLFSETPEAKVRGYQPGRFSFNVKGGRCDACSGDGTIKIEMNFLPDVYVDCEVCHGKRYNRDTLAVHYKGKNIAEVLEMPIVEAADFFEPIQAIHRYMKTLVDVGLGYVRLGQSATTLSGGEAQRVKLATELQRRSNGRSIYVLDEPTTGLHFEDVRKLLEVLNGLVDKGNTVIVIEHNLDVIKSADWVIDLGPEGGSGGGEILATGTPEQIARVEESHTGMFLGEILGAGRGARKAS is encoded by the coding sequence GTGCCCATTGTCCCCGTTGCAACCCCCAGCAAACTCAGTGTTCGCGGTGCCCGCGTACACAACCTCAAGAATGTCGACATCGACATCCCTCGCGACTCGATGGTCGTGTTCACCGGCCTGTCCGGGTCGGGGAAGTCGAGCCTCGCGTTCGACACGATCTTCGCCGAAGGTCAGCGTCGCTATGTCGAGTCACTGAGCGCCTACGCGAGGCAGTTCCTCGGCCAGGTGGATCGCCCTGATGTCGACTTCATCGAGGGCCTGAGCCCTGCGGTCTCGATCGATCAGAAGTCGACGAACCGCAACCCGCGCTCAACGGTGGGCACGATCACCGAGATCTACGACTACATGCGTCTGTTGTGGGCGCGCATCGGCATTCCGCACTGTCCTGAGTGCGGTGAGAAGATCCAGCGGCAGACGGTCCAGCAGATCGCCGATCAGCTCATGGAGCTGCCTGAGCGCACTCGCTACCAGATCGTCGCTCCGATCGTCTCGCAGAAGAAGGGCGAGTTCGTCGACCTGTTCCGTGAACTCGGCGCAAAGGGATATTCGCGCGCGATCGTCGACGGCGACCTCATCCAGCTGGCGGAGCCGCCGACACTCAAGAAGAGCTACAAGCACGACATCGCGGTCGTGGTCGACAGGCTCGTGGCATCCGATGACATCCTCGGGCGCGTCACCGATTCGGTCGAAACCGCGCTCGGGCTCGCCGGCGGTGTGGTTCAGGTGAACTTCGTCGACGAAGAAGGCGACGACGCGTGGCAGTCGTACTCCGAGAAGCTCGCGTGCCCCAACGGGCACGCGATCACGCTCACCGAGATCGAGCCTCGCACGTTCTCGTTCAACGCACCGTTCGGCGCCTGCCCGACCTGTTCCGGTCTCGGCACGCGCATGTCGGTCGACGTCGATCTGATGCTCGATGACGAGGAGCTCTCGATTCGTGAGGGCGCCATCATCCCGTGGACGACGCAGGGCAAGGGCCTCTTCCAGTACTACGAGCGGCTGCTCGAGGGGCTCGCACGCGACCTCAAGTTCGACCTCGACACGCCCTGGAAGGATCTGCGCGTCGACGTGCAGGATGCCATTCTGCGCGGAGACAACTACAAGGTCACGGTCAAGTGGAAGAACCGCTACGGCCGTGAGATGCGCTACGCCTCCGGTTTCGAGGGCGTCGTGCCGTACATCGAGCGGCAGTACGCCCAGGCCGAGAGCGACAACCAGCGCGCGCGCTGGGCCGAGTACCTCCGCGAAGTGCCGTGCCCTGCATGCGACGGCAACCGCCTCAAGCCCGAGGTGCTCGCAGTCAAGGTGCACGGGCATTCGATCGCCGAGGTCTCGCACCTCAGCCTCGCCGATGCCCGTGGATTCATGGAGACGCTGACGCTCACCGACCGTGAGGCGAAGATCGCGGCTCAGGTACTGCGCGAGATCCGACTGCGCCTCGACTTCCTGCTGCAGGTGGGCCTGGCCTATCTGAATCTCAGTCGCGCGGCGGGTTCGCTCTCCGGTGGTGAGGCACAGCGCATCCGACTCGCGACCCAGATCGGTTCGGGGCTCACCGGCGTGCTCTACGTGCTCGACGAGCCGTCGATCGGTCTGCACCAGCGCGACAATCGGCGCCTCATCGAGACGCTGCAGACGCTGCGCGACCTCGGCAACACGCTGATCGTCGTCGAGCACGATGAGGAGACGATCGAGGCCGCCGACTGGGTGGTCGACATCGGCCCGGGTGCCGGTGTCAACGGTGGTTCCGTCGTGCACTCCGGTCCGTACTCGGCTCTGCTCGCCGAGACCGAATCGATGACCGCCGACTATCTGGCCGGCCGCCGCGAGATCCCGATGCCCAAGAAGCGCCGCAAGATCGACAAGAAGCGGATGCTGAGCGTCGTCGGTGCTCGCGCGAACAATCTGAAGAACGTCACCGCAGAGTTCCCGCTGGGCGTTCTCACCGCCGTCACCGGCGTGAGCGGTTCCGGCAAGTCGTCGCTGGTCAACGACATCCTCTACCGGGTGCTCGCCTCCAAGCTCAACGGTGCACGTACGCTCGCTGGCAAGCACACGCGCGTCACCGGTCTCGACAACCTCGACAAGGTCGTGCACGTCGACCAGGCGCCGATCGGCCGCACACCGCGGTCGAACCCTGCGACCTACACCGGCGTGTTCGACCGCATCCGCACGCTGTTCAGCGAGACACCTGAGGCGAAGGTGCGCGGCTACCAGCCGGGCCGATTCAGCTTCAACGTCAAGGGCGGTCGCTGCGACGCATGCTCCGGTGACGGCACGATCAAGATCGAGATGAACTTCCTGCCCGACGTGTACGTCGACTGCGAGGTATGTCATGGCAAGCGCTACAACCGCGACACGCTCGCCGTGCACTACAAGGGCAAGAACATCGCCGAGGTGCTCGAGATGCCGATCGTGGAGGCTGCCGATTTCTTCGAGCCGATCCAGGCGATCCACCGATACATGAAGACGCTGGTCGACGTCGGCCTCGGCTACGTGCGACTGGGTCAGTCGGCCACGACGCTCTCCGGCGGTGAGGCGCAGCGCGTCAAGCTCGCCACCGAGCTCCAGCGCCGCAGCAACGGTCGCAGCATCTACGTGCTCGATGAGCCGACCACCGGTCTGCACTTCGAAGACGTCCGCAAGCTCCTCGAGGTGCTGAACGGGCTGGTCGACAAGGGCAACACCGTGATCGTGATCGAGCACAACCTCGACGTCATCAAGTCGGCGGACTGGGTCATCGACCTCGGTCCGGAGGGCGGCTCGGGTGGTGGTGAGATCCTCGCCACCGGTACGCCGGAGCAGATCGCGCGCGTCGAGGAGAGCCACACCGGCATGTTCCTCGGCGAGATCCTCGGTGCGGGACGCGGGGCGCGGAAGGCCAGCTGA
- a CDS encoding MarR family winged helix-turn-helix transcriptional regulator: protein MTDADDLLKLENQLCFALVTAARNVVAIYRPILEPLGLTHPQYLVMLALWERSPRSLNDLAMDLALDPATASPLVKRLEKDGLIMRERSSEDERRLDISLTSVGQDLRRRALDVPRQVMAAVQMDIQQVTALRDGLSPFAGSAPRS, encoded by the coding sequence GTGACTGATGCGGACGACCTCCTCAAGCTCGAGAACCAGCTGTGCTTCGCTCTGGTGACAGCTGCGCGAAATGTCGTGGCGATCTATCGTCCGATCCTCGAGCCGCTCGGGCTGACTCATCCGCAGTACCTCGTGATGCTCGCGCTCTGGGAGCGTTCGCCTCGCAGCCTCAATGATCTCGCCATGGACCTCGCGCTGGATCCGGCGACAGCGTCCCCGCTGGTCAAGCGTCTCGAGAAGGACGGACTGATCATGCGCGAACGCAGTAGCGAAGACGAACGTCGCCTCGACATCAGCCTGACATCGGTCGGCCAGGACCTTCGGCGGCGCGCTCTCGACGTCCCTCGTCAGGTGATGGCTGCCGTGCAGATGGACATTCAGCAGGTGACCGCGCTGCGAGACGGGTTGTCGCCGTTCGCGGGTAGCGCTCCGCGTTCCTGA